In the genome of Pogona vitticeps strain Pit_001003342236 chromosome 13, PviZW2.1, whole genome shotgun sequence, one region contains:
- the MRPS34 gene encoding small ribosomal subunit protein mS34 — protein sequence MGRRSKVYRPIAEMAKKIREARALQNQPRDAQRFALDYETMTRPFTGKRLPALAWEDVRNEKRLFTLLCRLKHFGIGRMVTRKSWLWKHSEPCYWTVTRVEVDYTAENMDHGKAWGYLTFKGESDNEVREIERVMYHDWRVVPKHEEEEFKKFTPVEKETLRYVPYPPLLRAMILAERQKEGKPNTEEPMLDLEQVLLLPNKNLKNPKKQVEGTPV from the exons ATGGGTCGTCGCAGTAAAGTTTATCGGCCAATTGCAGAGATGGCCAAGAAGATCCGTGAAGCTCGTGCTCTGCAGAATCAGCCTCGAGATGCCCAGCGCTTTGCCCTGGACTACGAGACAATGACCCGTCCCTTTACGGGCAAGCGGTTGCCTGCCCTGGCGTGGGAAGATGTGAGGAATGAAAAGCGACTCTTCACTCTGCTCTGTCGGCTGAAGCACTTTGGCATTGGGCGAATGGTCACACGAAAATCCTGGCTATGGAAGCACAGTGAGCCTTGTTACTGGACCGTCACCAGAGTGGAAGTGGATTATACCGCTGAG AATATGGATCATGGAAAAGCGTGGGGATACTTGACATTCAAAG GCGAATCAGATAACGAGGTCAGAGAAATAGAGAGGGTCATGTATCATGACTGGCGTGTAGTACCAAAGCATGAAGAGGAGGAGTTTAAGAAATTTACaccagtggagaaagaaactctCCGTTATGTCCCCTACCCACCGTTGCTACGGGCTATGATTCTTGCAGAGAGGCAGAAGGAAGGTAAACCAAATACAGAAGAGCCCATGCTTGATCTGGAGCAAGTATTGTTGTTGCCAAACAAGAACTTAAAAAACCCTAAGAAGCAAGTTGAAGGGACTCCAGTGTGA